Sequence from the Armatimonadota bacterium genome:
CTGGCCGTGGAGGGGACGGCGCACGTACCGGCCGGGGCGGCCCTCCTGGTGGCCAACCACCCCAGCGCCCTCGACCCCGTCCTCATCGCCGCCGCCCTCCCGCGGCGTGCCGTCTTCATGGGGGCGGCCGAGTTCCTCACCTGGCCAGTGGTGGGGTGGGTGATGCGGGCGTACGGCGTCGTCCCGGTGCGCCGGGGCCGGGTGGACGCGGCGGCCGTCCGCGAGGCGGTGCGGGTCCTGCGGGCGGGCGGCCTCCTCGTCATCTTCCCGGAGGGGCGGGTGGCGCCCTCCGGAGGGGCGCTCAGGCCCGGCGCAGGACTTCTGGCCGCCGCCGCACACGTCCCCGTCGTCCCCGTAGCCGTCGTGGGCTCGTCGCGCGCCCTGCCGCTCGGCCGCTACCTTCCCCGCCCCGTCCCCGTGCGGGTGTGCATCGGTCCGCCGCTCCCACCGCCCCCGGACCGGGAGGCGGGGGAGCGCACGGTGGAAGAGGCGATGGCCTGGATCCGGCGCACCGCGGCCTCGCGACCGGCGGAGGCCTCGCCGGCGCAGCCCCCGGCGGGTTCCGCCTAGCCGCGCCCCTGGGCGCCGGCTTCTTGACACCCGGCCCTTGACGGCCGGGACGAGGGTGCTACCCTGAACCTAATCGTGATGGTCATCGGGTTTGCGTACAGGCCGTTCACTCCGCGACAGTGCATCTGTCCCGGGCGGAGGCCGCGTGCCTTCGCCCGTCCCCGGCCGGCCTGATCCGCCGGCGCTGACACTCCCCCGAAGGCACCGCGGTCTCCGCCGTCGCTGACCGTCGCCCGCACGACAGGGCGGGCGGGCACGCCGTGCGGTTCTACCGCCTCCGCTGCGGTGGAACGGACGGACTCCGGATGTGAGGAGCGAGGTGGAGACGATGGCATACGCACACCCTGAGGTTCTGGTCGAGCCGGAGTGGCTGCAGGCGCACCTGGACGACCCCACGGTGCGCATCGTGGAGTCGAGCGAGAACACCGCGCTCTACGCGGAGGGGCACATCCCCAACGCCCTCCTGCTGCACTGGCGGGAGGACCTGCAGGACCCGGTGGTGCGCGACTGGGTGAGTCGGGAGCGCTTCGCCCAGCTCCTGGGGGAGCGCGGCATCAGCGACGCGCACACCGTGGTCCTCTACGGCGACCGGCACAACTGGTTCGCCGCCTACGCCTTCTGGCTCTTCAAGTACTACGGGCACCGGGACGCGCGGCTGCTCAACGGGGGGCGGGACCGCTGGGTGCGCGAGGAGCGCCCGCTCACGACGGACGTCCCCCGCTTCCCGCCGGCCACCTACCGCGCGGGGGATCCCGACCGGCAGATCCGCGCCTTTCGGGACGACCTCCTGCGGCGGCTCGGCGACCGGTCGCTGGCCCTGGTGGACGTCCGCTCCCCCGAGGAGTACCGCGGCGAGCTGCTGGCGCCCCCGGCCTATCCCCAGGAGGGGGCTCAGCGCGGCGGGCACATCCCCGGGGCCGTGAACATCCCCTGGGTGCAGAACCTGCGGGAGGACGGGACGTTCAAATCCCCCGAGGAGCTGCGGCGCCTCTACGAGAGCGCCGGGATCACCCCCGACCGCGAGGTGGTGGCCTACTGCCGCATCGGGGAGCGCTCCTCCCTCACCTGGTTCACGCTGGGCTACCTGCTCGGCTACCCCTCGGTGCGCAACTACGACGGGTCCTGGACCGAGTGGGGCAGCCTGGTGGCCAGCCCCATCGAGCGGTGAGGGCACCCATGGGATCGCCGCGCGCGCCCCACCCCACGACGGTCGACCACAACGCCATCAAGTTCGGCCAGGTGGTCATCGTCCTCACGGTGGCCGTGGCCTGGCTGGCCGCCCTGCCGGTCCTGGTGGCCGTCCTGGCGGCCGTCCTCCTGCTGAACGTGGCGCTGGGAGAGTCCGGGCCGCTCCGGCTCCTCTACCGTCACGTCGTCCTGCCGCTGCGGGTCGTCCGGCCCCACCCGGTGCCGGACGACCCCGCGCCGCACCGCTTCGCCCAGGGGGTGGGCGGCGGGGTCCTGGCAGTCGCCGCCGCCGCCTTTGCCGCCGGCGCGTCCGCGGTGGGCTGGCTCCTGGCGGCCCTGGTGGCGGTACTGGCGGCGGTGAACGTCCTCTGGAACTTCTGCGCGGGGTGCTTCCTCTACGCGCAGCTCCGGCGGGCCGGCCTCATCCGCCGCCGCGAAGCCGCATGACCCGCCTGCTGGTCCTCCTCGCCATCCTCGCCGCGCTGGGGCTCGTCGCGCTCTGGCTGTGGCGCCGCCCGCAGGCGCTCACGCGGCGTCTGGCGCACACGGGGGCGCTCGACGGGCTGGTCCCGCCGGGCCGCCCGGCCATCCTGGCCTTTGCCTCCACGGACTGCGCCGTCTGCCGCAGCGCCCAGCGCCCCGCCCTCGACGAGGTTGCCGCGGCCCTGGGAGAGGCGGTGACGGTGCGCGAGGTGGACATCGTCCAGGAGCCGGCCCTGGCCCGGGCATTCACCGTCTTCACCGTGCCGAGCACCGTGGTGCTGGACGGCGAGGGGCGGGTCGTGGCCTTCAACGCTGGCTACGCCCCGCCCGATCGGCTCCGCCGGCAGGTCCTCCAGGCGGGCAGGAGCCCCTCCCCGCGGGGCGAACAGAGCGTAGGGCTCACCTGACCACCAAGAAGACGAGTCGCTGTGCGGGGAGGCCCAGGGCCGCTCGGTCCTGCACCATTGCCGGCGGGCACCGCCGACCGAGCGAGACCGCCGGACCGCCGGGCGTCGGCGACCGGTGGGACCGCTGTGGGGGAGGGATGGGGTTCATGCGCGTGCTGGCTGCGCTCATCGGTGTCCTGCTGTGCGCCACGGCGGCCGTCGGCCAGACGGTCAGGGGCGATGTGCGGGCCTGGCAGGAGATCTCGGCCGCCTGGGAGCGACTGAGCCGCCTGAAGACCTACCGGATGCGCGTCACCTCGTCGGGGCAGCCCGCGCCGTCGGTGGTGGAGCGGGTGAACCCCGACCGCTCCCGGATGGTGATGAAGCAGGGGGAGATCACCATCGAGTCGATCACCGTGGGGAAGGAGACCCGGTTCCGCATGGCGGGGCCCGGCATGCTCGGGACCTGGCAGTGCCAGGGAGCCCTGCCCAAAGGGGCTGCCCCGGCGCAACCGCCACAGCCGGGGAAGGCCGAGGGGGAGATCACGGTGCGCCGGCTGGGCCCGAGGACCGTCGCGGGCGTGTCCACCCAGGCCTACGAGTACGCGACCTCCGGCAAGGGCGGGACGACGACGCAACGGCTCTACGTCGGACGGGACGGGTTGCCGCGGCGTCTGGAGCTCCTCGGCGGGAAGGGCGGCCAACCCGTCACGACCGTCGACTACTACGACTTCAACGCGCCCATCACCATCCCGCTGCCGGCCTGCAGCTGATCCGCCGCCGTCATCCTGCGGATCCCCCGTGATCGGGCCAGGCGCTTAGCCTTTCGCTAAGCATGCCCGCCTAGGGTTGTCCAAGGAGGGGGGGTGAGGGCCGTGCGCCTGGTCGCCGCGGTGGTGCTGGTGGTCCTGGCGGTCACGCCCGCGCCAGCCCAGCGGGTGAGCGGGGACGCGGGGGCCTGGGAGGAGGTCAAGGCGGCTTTCGACCGCCTCCAGGCCCTCCGGACCTACAGGATGATCATGTCGCTCGGTCCCGAGATGAGCGCCCAACGGCAGATGACGATCCTTACGGAGGTGGTGAACCCCGACCGGCGGCGGACGGTCATGGAGTTCCCGGAGGGCATGGCCGAGTCGATCATCGTCGGGCGCCAGCTGGCCTCCCGGTTCGTGAGCAAGACCAGTCAGCCGGCGGTGCCGCAGCCCTCGCTCGGGCTCGGGGGGCTGCTCAGCGCCTTCCTGGACCCGGTCGGTTTCCTCACCGGGTTCTTCTTGCAGGCGGCCATGAACGCCATGATGCAGGCGGTCACGCAGCGCCTCATGGGGTGGCGGTGCCAGACCCTGGACGAGGGCGGCGGGAGCAGCGGTGGCCAGGGAGCCAGCGAGCCCGAGGTCGAGGTGCGGCGGCTCTCCGACGCGACAGTCGGCGGCGCCCCGGCGCGGGTCTACCAGATCGTGTGGCGGATGTCGGGACAGCGCGCCCATGAGGAGCGCCTCTCCGTCACCGCGGACGGGATGCCGCGCCGGTCGGAGGCGTTCGACCAGGGCAAGCCGTTCATGATCACGGACTACCAGGACTTCAACGCGCCCATCACCATCGAGCTGCCGCGCTGCACCTGACCGGGACGACCGCCTGGCGTCTTGACCCGGCCCGAGGCCGCGGGTAGCGTAAGGCCAGGGCGATGAGGAGGGCGCGTAGGCGCCGCGCCGCCGAGAGCGAGCCGGGGCGGGTGTGAGCCCGGTGGACGGTCGCGCCGAACCCAGCCTCCGAGTCCGCGGCAGCCCGCCGTGACCGGGCACAAAGCGCCGGCGCCGTCGGGCGCCGGAAGCAGGGTGGTACCGCGGGCACGCCCCGTCCCTTCGGACGGGGCGTCGATGTTTCTCAGGGGCCCGCCAGGGAGGGCCGGACGATGACGGTGAGACAGGCCGTGCAGATCCCGAGCCGCGAGCAGGACTTCTCGGAGTGGTACACCGCCGTCTGCCTGCGCGCCGAGCTGGCCGACTACGCGCCGGTGCGCGGCATGATGGTCATCCGCCCCTACGGCTACGCGCTCTGGGAGGGGATGCAGCGCTGGCTGGACGCCCGCTTCAAGGCCACCGGGCACGTCACCGCCGCGTTCCCGGTGCTCATCCCGGAGAGCCTGCTCCGCCGCGAGGCGGAGCACGTGCAGGGGTTCGCCCCCCAGGTGGCCTGGGTGACCCATGGGGGCGACGAGGAGCTGGAGGAGCGCCTGGCGGTGCGCCCCACCTCCGAGGCCATCATCATGCCGATGTACGCCCGGTGGGTGCAGTCGTACCGTGACCTGCCCATCCTCATCGTGCTGTGGAACAGTGTCGTCCGCTGGGAGAAGGCCACCCGGCTCTTCCTGCGTACGCGGGAGTTCTACTGGCACGAGGGGCACACCGCCCACCGCACCGAGGAGGAGGCGGAGCGCGAGGCCCTGCTCATCCTGGACATCTACCGGGAGTTCGTCGAGCAGGTCCTGGCCATCCCCGTGCTGGTGGGGCGCAAGCCGCCCAGCGAGCGCTTCGCCGGCGCCCAGCGCACCTACACCCTGGAGGCCCTGATGCCAGACGCGCAGGCGATCCAGGCCGGCACCTCCCACTACTTTGGCCAGAACTTCGGCCGGGCCTTCGACATCCGCTTCCTCGACGCGGACAACCAGGAGAAGTACGTCTCCACGACCTCGTGGGCGATCTCCTCCCGCATCATCGGCGCGCTGGTCATGGCCCACGGCGACGACCGGGGCCTGCAGCTCCCGCCGGCCATTGCCCCCTACCAGGTGGTCATCGTGCCCATCCCGGGCAAGGACGGTGAGATGGTGCGCCAGCGCGCCGCCGAGCTGGCCGCCCGTCTGGAGCAGCGCTTCCGCGTCACCCTGGACGACCGCGAACAGTACACCCCGGGGTGGAAGTTTCACGAGTGGGAGCTGCGCGGCGTGCCGGTGCGCCTGGAGCTGGGCCCGCGCGACCTGCCGCGCGGGCAGGTCGTGCTGGTCCCGCGCACCGGGGGCGAGAAGGAGACGGTGGCCCTGGAGCGTCTGGAGGACGCCCTCACCCACATGCTCGACACCGTGCAGCAGAGCCTCTTCGAGCGCGGGCAGGCCTACCTGCGGGCCCACATCGTCGAGGCGCGCACCGTCGACGAGGTGGCTGCGCACATCCAGGCCCAGCGGGGGTTCGTGCGCGTGAGGTGGTGCGAGGCCCAGGCCTGCGAGGACCGGCTGCGGGAGGCCACCGGGGCATCGCCGCGGGTGATCCCGCTCGACGACGTCCCGGAGGGCGCCTGCATCGTCTGCGGCCAACCCGCCCGCGCCACGGTCTACTGGGCCCGGGCCTATTGAGGTCGCCCCGCCGCGGACGCGGCGGGGCGGGTGAGGCCGCATCGGCAGGCGGCTCCGGCGCCTCCTCGAGCCCGCTCCTTCGGTTTGGCCGAGGTGCCCGTCCTATTTGGTCTACCCTGGAAGCCCGAGCAGCTCCGCCAGGCGCTTGCGGTTAAAGCCTACCACGACCTCGCCGTCGACCAGGATGGCCGGCGTGGAGTAGACGTTCAGGCGGTCCAGCTCGTCATAGTATGCCTCGTTCTGCGTGACGTCGCGCTCCTCGAAGGGGATCCCGTGCTGGCGAAGGAACTCCTTCGCCCGGCCGCAGAAGGTTCACCCGGGCTGCGTGTAGACGATCACCGTCTTCGCCACAGGCCACCTCCCCGTGCTGATTGGCCCGGCCGCCCCGCCTCCGCCCGGCCGCCTCCCCTCAGAGTGTAAGGTCCCTGACAGCGCCTCCGGGTCTCCTTTAGTAGTATGTGACCTCGTCCACCCTGGCTGTGAGGTTGCTCACAGCGCGCCAGGGCTGTCGGAGTTCCCCATCCGGGAGGGAGGTCCAGGATGTCGCGTTCAGCCTCTCCATTCCTCTGGCGGCGGCGTGACCTGCTCCGCTTGGCCGGCCTGGCCATGTCACTGCCGGCACTGGAAGGGCTCGGCGTGCTGGTGCCGCGGCCCGTGGCGGCGGGCGCCCCGGCGGCGCGCAGGCTCGTCCGTGACGTCCTTCGCTTCTCCACCGCGCCACAGGGCTGGACGGGCCACTTCGGCTTCGTGACGTTCCGCCTCCATCCCGTCTTCATCGACGGCGAACGCGCCTACCACATCCGGACGGACACCTCCGACCCCGCCCTGGCCCGTCGCGTGGGCCTAGTGCACGCCCCCAAGCTGCGCCAGGCCATCGTCGCGAAGCTGGCCGCCAGCTACTACCAGGTCGTCGGGGGCGTCGCCGGCCAGCGTCCGGTGGTCAGCACAGTCCCCGGGCGGGACGAGTACACCCCGATCTTCCACCTGCACCGGGTCACCTTCCGGCGCTCCCCCCGCCTCCTCACTTCGGCGGCGGCGGTGCAGGAAGCGGCTGCGGAAGGCCGGGTGCGCATCGTGCCCACAGGGATCGCCCTGAACCTGCCCTTCGTCCGCTGGCCCGGCGGCGAGCTGCCCCACGACCGTGTGCGGGCCGCCTACCTGGGGGAGGGCCAGCTCCTGAAGCCGCCGGACATCGACCGGCGCGAGGTCACCTTCAAGCTCCAGCAGTGCTTCCCCGGCGAGTGGTACATCGTCACCGACACCTCCGCCGCCCCGATGGCGCCGATGATGCGCATTGCCGCCTCCCCGAGGACGCAGGGGTTGACCGCCGCGCGCGCCACCGCCAAGATCCTCGTGTTCGGCAACGGCATTCCGGGCCCCGGCCCCATGGGGTTCCAGCCCTCCATCGTGGACAGCCTGCCGGGCAATCCCGTCTGGAGCCCGCTCTGGGACCACTTCACCTTCACCTGGGTGGAGGGTCACCGCCCCCGCGTCGTCCGCAATCAGCTGGAGCTCCTGAGGTTGGAGGAGGCGGGCGCCCTCAAGCGCTGGCCGGGGACGCCCGACACGCAGGGGCGGGTGTTCGTGGTGAACTGCCCCATCCCGGTCTCTGCGCCGGTGCGCTGGCGCCCGGCGTAGCCCACAGGCCTCGCGGACCCGGCTCCCCCACGCGGCGCGCCGACCCACCGTGTCGCTGCGGCCGGGCGGGAGGAGTGCTCCCGGTTGAGCCAGAGGGTATCGTGGAGATCGTGGCGGAGCCTTCACCCTACCCGCCCATTGGGGCGTACGGCCTCATCAGCGATGCCCACTCGGCCGCCCTGGTCTCCCGGGACGGGTCCGTGGACTGGTGCTGCTTCCACCGCTTCGACGCCCGCCCGGCCTTCGCGCGGATCCTCGACTGGCGTAAGGGCGGCTACTGCCGGATCGCGCCGACCGCGCCGTACCGGACGAGCCGCCGCTACCTCCCCGGGACCAACGTGCTGGAGACCACCTTCGAGACGGCGGCGGGCCGAGTGCGCCTCATCGACTGCCTGCCCGTGCACCCGGCCGGGCGGGGCGGGCGCGCCCACCCCTACCATCAGCTCCTCCGCCTCGTCCGCGGCGAGGCCGGCGCCGTCGAGGTCGAGGTGCAGCTCTCTCCGCGGTTCGACTTCGGCCGCACCGTTCCGCGCGTGGAGCTCCGGGCCGAGGACGCCGGGGTGGCCTACGGCGGCGCCGACGCCCTGGCCTTCCAGTCCACCATCCCCCTCACGCGGATGGGGCCCGGCGACGCCTCGGGGCGGGCGACGCTGCACGCCGGGGAGGAGGCGGTCTGTGCCATCACCTACATGCTGCCCCACGACCTGCACCTGGTGCGCTGCAGCCGCGAGGAGATCCACAGGCGGCTCGAGCAGACGGTGGCCTTCTGGACCCGCTGGGCGGCGGCGTGCACTTACGACGGGCCCTACCGGGAAGCGGTGCTGCGCAGCGCCCTCGTGCTGAAGGCCCTGACCAACGCGCCGACCGGCGCCATCGTGGCCGCGCCCACCACCTCGCTCCCGGAGCAGATCGGCGGGACCCGCAACTGGGACTACCGGTACACCTGGCTGCGCGACGCCGCCCTGACCCTCTACGCGCTCTTCACCCTGGGCTACACCGAGGAGGCGCACGCCTTCATGAGGTGGCTCGTGCGCACGACGGCGGGGCGGGCGGAGGACCTGCAGATCATGTACGGTGTCGGGGGCGAGCGGCTGATCCCCGAGGTCGAGCTGACCGGGCTGGAGGGGTACCGCGGCTCGCGGCCCGTGCGCATCGGCAACGCCGCCGCCGACCAGTTCCAGCTCGACGTCTACGGCTACCTGGCGGACACGGCCTGGCTCTACCACCGGCACGGGGGCGAGATCGACCCGGTCTTCTGGGAGTTCCTCCAGGGCGTGGTCGACGTCGTCGAGCGGCTGTGGCTGCAGCCCGACCGTGGCATCTGGGAGATCCGCGGCGCTCCCCGCCACTTCGTCTCCTCCAAGGTCATGGCCTGGGTGGCGGTCGACCGGGCCATCCGCCTGGCCCGGGCGCTGGGCCTGCCGGCGCCGCTTGGCCGGTGGCGCGCACTGCAGCGCCGCATCCGGACCTGGATCGAGACCGAGGGCGTGGACCGGCGCACCGGCGCCTTCGCCCAGTCGGCCGGGAGCCCGGAGGTCGACGCCTCGCTGCTGCTGATTCCGCTGGTGCGCTTCCTGCCGGCGCACGACCCGCGGGTCGCGGCCACCGTGGAGCGGGTCCGGGCCGAGCTCACCCACGACGGGTTCGTCTACCGGTACCGGAACACCGAGCACGACGGCGTGGGCGGGCCGGAGGGCACCTTCGTCATCTGCACCTTCTGGCTGGTGGACGCCCTGGCCATGCTGGGACGCCTGGAGGAGGCGCGGGCGCTCTTCGAGCGCCTGCTCGGCTACACCAACGACTTGGGCCTCCTGGCGGAGGAGCTCGACCCGCACACGGGGGAGGCGCTCGGCAACTTTCCCCAGGCCTTCAGCCACGTGGGGCTGATCGGCGCGGCCATGAATCTGTTGAAGGCCGCTCGGGTCCCCGCCTGTGGGCCGGCGCCGGTCGCACCGCTCACCGCCCACGAGGAAGCGGCCGACGTCTGAGGCCGCAGAGGGGGTCGGCGATGGTGTTCCAGCGTGAGGACGGCCTGCCGGTGCCCGCTGTGACCGCGGAGGAGATGCGCCGAGTGGACACCCTGGCGGTCGAGACCTTCGGCCTGGGGATCCTGCAGATGATGGAGCACGCCGGCCGGGCCCTGGCCGAGCATGCGCTCCTGCTCCAGGCTGGACGCGACGGTCCGGTCGTCGTCCTGGCCGGCCCCGGCGGCAACGGCGGGGGCGGCCTGTGCTGTGCACGTCACCTCCACAACCGGGGCGTGCCGACCGCCGTCGCGCTCGACCGCCCGGTCGAGGCGCTCCGCGGTCCGGCGGCCACTCAGATGCACGCTCTTCGGGCTGCCGGCCTCCAGCCGCTGGATGACGCCGATGTCCCCCACGCGCTGGCTGCAGCCGGGGTGGTAGTCGACGCGCTGGTCGGCTACGGTCTGGTCGGACCTCCTCGAGGACGGGTCGCCGAACTCATCGCGCTGGCTGGCGCGGTCCGTGCGCCCATCCTGGCGCTGGATGTTCCATCGGGAGTCGATGCGACCACCGGGGAAGCGCCCGGGCCCGCCATCCGGCCAACCCGCACCGTCACGCTGGCCCTGCCCAAGACGGGACTGGCGTCCGTCCGTGGGGACCTGTTCCTGGCGGATATCGGCATCCCCCCTGCCCTCTACCGGAGCGTGGGGTTGGAGGTCGGGCCGATCTTCGGGGAACGGTGGTGGGTCCCGCTGCGGCGCGTAGGCTGAGCACCGGTGCCAGCTTCGCTGACGACTGCCCGGCGGTCGGCTACCCCGCGATCGCCCGGTAGACGAGAGCCACGACCAGGCCGAAGACCAGGTGCCCCATGATCACGCCGGCCGTGGCCTTGCCATTCAATGCCATCTCGGGACGACGCGGGTGCATCCGCATGACCACGGGCATGAGTCCTCGCACGA
This genomic interval carries:
- a CDS encoding lysophospholipid acyltransferase family protein, which produces MRAVLGCYLRLAVEGTAHVPAGAALLVANHPSALDPVLIAAALPRRAVFMGAAEFLTWPVVGWVMRAYGVVPVRRGRVDAAAVREAVRVLRAGGLLVIFPEGRVAPSGGALRPGAGLLAAAAHVPVVPVAVVGSSRALPLGRYLPRPVPVRVCIGPPLPPPPDREAGERTVEEAMAWIRRTAASRPAEASPAQPPAGSA
- a CDS encoding sulfurtransferase — protein: MAYAHPEVLVEPEWLQAHLDDPTVRIVESSENTALYAEGHIPNALLLHWREDLQDPVVRDWVSRERFAQLLGERGISDAHTVVLYGDRHNWFAAYAFWLFKYYGHRDARLLNGGRDRWVREERPLTTDVPRFPPATYRAGDPDRQIRAFRDDLLRRLGDRSLALVDVRSPEEYRGELLAPPAYPQEGAQRGGHIPGAVNIPWVQNLREDGTFKSPEELRRLYESAGITPDREVVAYCRIGERSSLTWFTLGYLLGYPSVRNYDGSWTEWGSLVASPIER
- a CDS encoding DUF4395 family protein; protein product: MGSPRAPHPTTVDHNAIKFGQVVIVLTVAVAWLAALPVLVAVLAAVLLLNVALGESGPLRLLYRHVVLPLRVVRPHPVPDDPAPHRFAQGVGGGVLAVAAAAFAAGASAVGWLLAALVAVLAAVNVLWNFCAGCFLYAQLRRAGLIRRREAA
- a CDS encoding thioredoxin family protein → MTRLLVLLAILAALGLVALWLWRRPQALTRRLAHTGALDGLVPPGRPAILAFASTDCAVCRSAQRPALDEVAAALGEAVTVREVDIVQEPALARAFTVFTVPSTVVLDGEGRVVAFNAGYAPPDRLRRQVLQAGRSPSPRGEQSVGLT
- the proS gene encoding proline--tRNA ligase; translation: MTVRQAVQIPSREQDFSEWYTAVCLRAELADYAPVRGMMVIRPYGYALWEGMQRWLDARFKATGHVTAAFPVLIPESLLRREAEHVQGFAPQVAWVTHGGDEELEERLAVRPTSEAIIMPMYARWVQSYRDLPILIVLWNSVVRWEKATRLFLRTREFYWHEGHTAHRTEEEAEREALLILDIYREFVEQVLAIPVLVGRKPPSERFAGAQRTYTLEALMPDAQAIQAGTSHYFGQNFGRAFDIRFLDADNQEKYVSTTSWAISSRIIGALVMAHGDDRGLQLPPAIAPYQVVIVPIPGKDGEMVRQRAAELAARLEQRFRVTLDDREQYTPGWKFHEWELRGVPVRLELGPRDLPRGQVVLVPRTGGEKETVALERLEDALTHMLDTVQQSLFERGQAYLRAHIVEARTVDEVAAHIQAQRGFVRVRWCEAQACEDRLREATGASPRVIPLDDVPEGACIVCGQPARATVYWARAY
- a CDS encoding glycoside hydrolase family 15 protein, translating into MEIVAEPSPYPPIGAYGLISDAHSAALVSRDGSVDWCCFHRFDARPAFARILDWRKGGYCRIAPTAPYRTSRRYLPGTNVLETTFETAAGRVRLIDCLPVHPAGRGGRAHPYHQLLRLVRGEAGAVEVEVQLSPRFDFGRTVPRVELRAEDAGVAYGGADALAFQSTIPLTRMGPGDASGRATLHAGEEAVCAITYMLPHDLHLVRCSREEIHRRLEQTVAFWTRWAAACTYDGPYREAVLRSALVLKALTNAPTGAIVAAPTTSLPEQIGGTRNWDYRYTWLRDAALTLYALFTLGYTEEAHAFMRWLVRTTAGRAEDLQIMYGVGGERLIPEVELTGLEGYRGSRPVRIGNAAADQFQLDVYGYLADTAWLYHRHGGEIDPVFWEFLQGVVDVVERLWLQPDRGIWEIRGAPRHFVSSKVMAWVAVDRAIRLARALGLPAPLGRWRALQRRIRTWIETEGVDRRTGAFAQSAGSPEVDASLLLIPLVRFLPAHDPRVAATVERVRAELTHDGFVYRYRNTEHDGVGGPEGTFVICTFWLVDALAMLGRLEEARALFERLLGYTNDLGLLAEELDPHTGEALGNFPQAFSHVGLIGAAMNLLKAARVPACGPAPVAPLTAHEEAADV
- a CDS encoding NAD(P)H-hydrate epimerase — protein: MRRVDTLAVETFGLGILQMMEHAGRALAEHALLLQAGRDGPVVVLAGPGGNGGGGLCCARHLHNRGVPTAVALDRPVEALRGPAATQMHALRAAGLQPLDDADVPHALAAAGVVVDALVGYGLVGPPRGRVAELIALAGAVRAPILALDVPSGVDATTGEAPGPAIRPTRTVTLALPKTGLASVRGDLFLADIGIPPALYRSVGLEVGPIFGERWWVPLRRVG